The window ACTATGTTGCGGGGAGTAAGGCTACAGGTGAAACAGCATCAACAGAAGATTTTTATAATACAGAAGCATACAATCCGAATCGTCCGAAATTAGGAAAACATGTTGCAACGGAAGTCAATTTGATTTATATCATCACTCCTTTTGAAAATGTTTCCTTTTGGTTTGGAGCTAGTTCGCTTTATGCAGGTGATGCCATTCGCAACCAAAAGAACAATCCTTATGAAACAGATCCATACAGAAGGTATGATTTCAAACCGAATGCGAGTTTTTTCACATTCCAATCGGTCTTCGCCATCTAAATTTTCTTCATTTTTTGGATTGGAACTTGAGTCCATCTAGGATTAAATCCAATCCAAAATCAAAGTTTTGTTTTCCGTTGTACTTACCCATAGCCACTTCCTTGGTTAGGTTATAAAAATAAATTAGATCATTTTTGGGAATCATAGGCAAATATTCACTCGCTTTAGATTTATACTCATTAGGTTTAAATGGAAAATTTAACTCTTGCAAGGTGAATCCATAAATATGACTATCAATGGCGTTGATGATTTGGTCTGCTTGTTTATATGTAAAACCGGCGTTTACCAAACAACCAATGGAATCATTAAAATACCGAAGCATACTTTCACCAATATTCACCCTAGAGACAAGTAATATGGTGAGCCAAGGGTGGCTCAAAAGAACTTCTCTTACCGATCTTGCCCTCCTTTTCATTTCCTTTTTCCACTGACCTTTTACTTTTGGTAAACTAAAAAGTATTACACACGATTCTACCATACCATCGATTAGTTCATCTTTGTTTTGGATATGATTGTACAATGACATGGCTTCCACACCTAACAATTGCGCCAAATTTCGCATAGAAAGAGAATCGATTCCATTTTTGTCTGCAAATGAAATGGCAGTTTGGACCAAAACATCCTTCGAAAGTTGTTTTTTCAATTTCTGATTCTTTTTTTTAATCACCAAATTTCTGAATTGCTCCTAAAAGTTTGTCAGCATATCTCATTTATCTATCATAAAATTCACTACTGATCGAGACAAAATTTTCATTTTTAAGGAAATATATTTCATTGACATACTTACACTGTAAGTCATTTTCGAAATCTGGAGTTTACCCTTTGAAAGTTATCACTTATCGTAATTATGGCCCACCTGAAGTATTAAAATTAGAAAATTGGGAGATTCCGAATCCAAAAGAGGATCAAATTCGAGTTCGTATTGTCAATACGGCTGTGAATTCTGGAGATTGGAGGATGCGTAAACCTGATCCGAAAGTAGTTCGTTTATTCTTCGGATTATTCAAACCAAGATCTGTCATTTTAGGGATAAGTTTTGCCGGAATTGTGGATGCAGTGGGGAAAAATGTAAAATCCTTTCAGATTGGTGACAAGGTTCTTGGTTCCACTGGAATGAAGATGGGAGCATATGCTGAATATACCTGTGTATCTGAAAACGCGGTTGTCTCAAAACTACCAGAAAAAATGTCTTTTCCAGAAGGAGCCGCCATATCATTCGGTGGCCTCACTGCAGTAGATTTTATACAAAGATGTAAAATCCAAACAAACCAAACCATTGTCATTTACGGAGCTTCCAGTTCCGTCGGAACATCGGCCATCCAATTGGCAAAACATTTTGGTGCTCACGTAACTGCCGTTTGTAGCCAAGGGAATTTTGAGTTGGTAACATCACTCGGAGCAGACAAAACAATGGATTATTCAAATTTTTTTGCTTCAAATGAACAATATGATGTCGTTTTTGAATGTGTCGGAAAAACAGAAATTGAAACAGATTTGAAATACCTAAAAAAAGGTGGGCATTTAGTGTTAGTTGGTGCTTCGTTTCGGCAAATGTGGGATTCGATTTGGATTTCTCTATTCCAACGAATTCAAATTCACATTGGTCCCATCAAAGAAACATTAGAAAATTTAAACTTTTTACTCACTTTGGCAAATCTCGGCAAATACAAAGTGGCCATTGATAGAAGTTATCCATTAGAAGAAATGGTAGAAGCACACAGGTATGTTGAAGCAGGTCATAAAAAGGGAAATGTTGTGATTGATGTTAGCAAGGTTTAATACGTATGGAGAAAGCCCACCTAATCTACATTAGACAGGCTTTCGGATACATTAGTTGAATTTGAATGTTGGTGAGTTGTTTTGTTTTTTAGTGCCCAAGATGGTTAGGTCTTCATAACTTCGTTCGACTTTACATACTTTCACATTCGCGGCTGTGGAACATGAAGAAGTTCCTGATATTTTACACCCTTTTTCCTCACAGGCCTTTCGGTCTTTACCTCGGCATTGTTGGCATCCGTTTGTACTCCCGCTCCCACACAAAAAACAATCTTCCGCAAACAATGCTGTTGATGAAAATAAAACCATCAAAGCAAAACTAAA of the Leptospira biflexa serovar Patoc strain 'Patoc 1 (Paris)' genome contains:
- a CDS encoding TetR/AcrR family transcriptional regulator, translating into MIKKKNQKLKKQLSKDVLVQTAISFADKNGIDSLSMRNLAQLLGVEAMSLYNHIQNKDELIDGMVESCVILFSLPKVKGQWKKEMKRRARSVREVLLSHPWLTILLVSRVNIGESMLRYFNDSIGCLVNAGFTYKQADQIINAIDSHIYGFTLQELNFPFKPNEYKSKASEYLPMIPKNDLIYFYNLTKEVAMGKYNGKQNFDFGLDLILDGLKFQSKK
- a CDS encoding NAD(P)-dependent alcohol dehydrogenase — protein: MKVITYRNYGPPEVLKLENWEIPNPKEDQIRVRIVNTAVNSGDWRMRKPDPKVVRLFFGLFKPRSVILGISFAGIVDAVGKNVKSFQIGDKVLGSTGMKMGAYAEYTCVSENAVVSKLPEKMSFPEGAAISFGGLTAVDFIQRCKIQTNQTIVIYGASSSVGTSAIQLAKHFGAHVTAVCSQGNFELVTSLGADKTMDYSNFFASNEQYDVVFECVGKTEIETDLKYLKKGGHLVLVGASFRQMWDSIWISLFQRIQIHIGPIKETLENLNFLLTLANLGKYKVAIDRSYPLEEMVEAHRYVEAGHKKGNVVIDVSKV